Within the Montipora foliosa isolate CH-2021 chromosome 11, ASM3666993v2, whole genome shotgun sequence genome, the region TTATTTGTTTCCAATTCTgaacaaaaaaactgtaaacaaGTTGATCTGAAACATGTTGTCTGTTGTCCCAGTAGTGGAAGTTATGATCCCTCGTTCTCTTTCAAAGCGATATTTTGTATCTCATATGCGTAGTGAATGCAGAACCGAAGAGGAAAAATGACTGAGAGAGCAAAGGACTACTGTTACTTGCTGCAGCATAATGAAGAATGAAAGATGTGAATGGAATGCGCTTTCGCCATATTGAATGCTTTCACATTTGGGCCAATACTCCGCTCACATGCTCTTTGATTGGCGGGGCGGTTTCTCCTGAATTGTCGGCCCGACTCAATGTGGGGAACGCCACCATTTACATATAAGGCGACAAAAGACTGGGATGCTACCAAGATTAAAATCTCTTTTAACCTTCATTCCCATCTTTCCCAActccaaaagaaaaagaaaaaaaaaggaaagattgcACTGGTAAAAAGCGCAACGTAGCTATGAGGGGAGGGTGTTAGGGAAATTTTCAATGTGGCCTGAGAGGAAGATGTCTGAATTGTTTTGTCGCGTACAGTTATCTGATTGGATTATATTACTCTTTTCTTTCTGCGCCTTTTCGTTCAAGGCCAATGATCATTTCATTTCGCCTCAAGCTTGCAACTGCTAGATGCCATCAGCATTCATCAACTGTGGCAATGTACACTTCAAAATACTAATTTTCACTAATTGGCAGATTGTAAACAGTAAACTGCCAATTTAAACGCTTTTGTATCACGTACTTCGTAGGTCATGTCATGAGTAATATGCCATATTCATATTGTCATAAGCCCATAACAACCATATATGTATATTCTAATACTTTCAAAAAGGCGAATAAACTATTCTGAAATGGAGATTCGAATACATTTAGAGCCTTGGTTTCTGCTTCCTTGCATAAGTTGTTATGTTGTGGTTTATGTTTATTATTTTCATAGTCATCATGGAGTTTCATAAGTCTTGCAAAAAGTTGCAATGAACAAGTAGTATTACCTAGCAAAAGTACTTCAGAAGTATCATAAAAATTAGTGGCCAATTAATAGAATGTACATGCAATAATTTAGCTACTAAAATCCAGCACTTGATCAAATTTGCACACCCCATGTGGAGGTTTAGGGAGGTGGgcaccccctgcacccttcAGCTGATCCACCACTGGCTACTGTTATTCTTAACTGAACTCTTGTCCAGATATGAAGAGCAAAAGTGTCGTTTCCATAAAAATGCCACTTTTTTCATTTCCAACTGTGTCCTCCCCATAGCTTTGTATCGGAAACGCAGCGATGGTACTGGCTGCTgcatattaaattatttttggaaTATCTAATTTGCTTTTGACGGCATGATAAATGACGTCAGCTTCGCAAACCCGTGTGACGTTTTTTAGTATCGTATTTTCACTGAGTGAACTCTCTTTATATCCCTACTCTTTGATTAGACTACATTAGCACAGTATAAAGAGTAATACAGTAGAACCACTCAGAAGTGCAACTCGTCCTCCTATATTTTGTGCAAAGTTATGCAATTGACTGACCAGAATAATGGCGGACTTGCCAGTACCGCGTGTTTATTGGCCGTCCTGTTCATTAACATGCAGTTTACAGGCAAGAGTAATGGCCGACAACGTGCGTAATGAGATATGCGTGGGGACACTAACTTCAAAGGTTCCGACTTGAGTGGTTCTACTGTATTACTCTTTATACTATTGTATTAGACTGCATTAACCTGCATTAGACTGCATTAAACTACAGTAAGCTGCAATAACCTGAATTTGCCTGCATTAGACTGCATTAACCTGCATTAGACTGCAATAGGCTGCATTAGACTACATTAACCGGCATTAGATAATGGCAACATCCACTCAGCCAATCCGAACGTTTTATTTCAGTGGTCTGTATTTCATAGTCTCCACTATTAGTACTACACAGTGAGTCTAGGTAGCTTATTAGTTTCCTCTATATAGggcatactaattaggcttaaAAAAGAATGATATTTCTTCGTGGGTGTGATCATGGACTAAGTCGGATGGACAATAGTCACTTGGAatcagttagggttagggttatcaATCACTCGGGCCTATGGCCCTGGTGATCGTCTAACTGATTCTCGTGAGTCTATATCCCACTGATCCCACGTGACCATTGTCTATCCTATACTTAGGATGCATTAACCTGCATTAGACAGCATTAAACTGGATTAATCTGCATTAGATTGCTTTAGACTGCAGTAGACTGCATGAGACTGCATTAACCTGCATTAGACTGCATTAGATTGTATTAGACTGCATTAAACTGCCATAGCCTAGATTAGACCGCATTAGAGTGCATTAAACTGCATTAGACTGCATTACCTACATTAGACTGCATTACCTGGCAAATTTCAGCTAAGATTGGCCCATGCGTAGACGTTTTACTGCGTTGTTAAGTAGCGTATGACAATTTTCACGATTCGCGCTAACATACGCGTACGTACAGCATATATTGCGGATGGGTGGGGTGTATGAGGAGGCTAGCTTGCCCACCTCGAGTGCCTAAGGCGGAATGAACCTTTACTTGGATACAGGGGCATGTTTCTCGGGAGATTTTAAAATCTAAAGTTTCTGAAATGCTATTTTATgcgaaaattaatgaaaaacgaAGGAAAATTAAATAATAGATTTAGACCAAGAAGGCAAATTTTCTAATTCTTGGCGGAAGTTGACGTACAGTACCTGTCTCGTTCTATTGGTTTCGTCTAATGCAAGCAGTGTACCAACATTATGTGTTTTGACCTCCATTTAAAAAGGAATCAGATGGTTTTATCAACTCAGTGATAACTTGCTTTAACGGCATGATTCATTaccaaaaaaactaaaataagcgGTGGAGAAAAATGGTAAGAAAATCGTTGTGACGGAAATGGATTTAGTATGTCAATTTCCGTCATCTCAGCTTCACTTTTTTTATTGCCGAATGACTGAAGTTCATAGTCCAGATGTATATAGACgtcacaaaagaaaaacgtgaaaCTGACACTTTGATAATAATATAATGTGATTATAGTTAAATCTACAAACACTGGTGATTTATTTACCTCTACTACGTGTTGCACAGACACTATTCGAACTAACTACTGCACTACGTCGGTGAGTTTTCTTCACGCTTCTCATTTGAATTGTTACAAAGTTAACAAGTTACTATGGCTTAAAACAAGCTAAAACATCTCATAGATCATTAAAAATCAGTCAAAAAATCATATGAAAAAGATCATCCAACAGTCACGTAAAAATTAGACTCggctgtttttatttttgctaaGATTTAGCAAAAATCGTTTGTCCAAACCTGCTCGACTTGCAGGCATTTCTTCGCACTGTGTGCAATCCTCATCCATACATCGTGTAAAAGGAGGGCACTTTGGCTCTTCATGATTCCTGGTGCATTTGACGATTTGGGGTGTCCATCTCATCTTGTTGTCGGAGAGTCGTTCTTTTGTCGTCACTTGCAATTGCCACATGCATCCCCGGACAAACGGCTTACCAGAATCATAATTTTCACAGGTAAACGTTATCGCCGTTGTCTGTGACTGACTCATTGTCCACTCTTTTGACAGAGAGTATGATGTACTTACGGAGAGTGACACACCACCAAAGAGGGTTTCAGCTTCAACTGCGGCGGCAATCTCAACTGTTGCAGTTTCGCTTTCTGTTGTTGAATAACTGATTTCATTAGATATTTGTTGAGTGACTTGGCCGTTTTGATTGCAACCTACCAAATCCCAGTCAGCAGTCGGCGTTACCCAATTCCCAGATACCCATTTAAAGCGTTGATCTGGTGCCCCATCACAGCCGTAAGTCAGCACGTTTGACCCACTGCTTGCTTGATCTCCAGAAACATCCAAGCACTTTCCTGATGCTTTGTTCATAAAGGAACAATAGTCCCCATCGCAGTACTGCCTAGGTTGTGACCACATTTGATCATACGTTCCTCCACATTCGTGCATAAGGACATTGCCTGATCCGCCGATGCCCGAAACGTCGAGACACAATCGGGACTTATCATTAACTAGTTCTCCATTTTCATAGAAGCCGAAAAATTGGTCAGCAGCTTTTTCACAGCCGTGTATTAAAACATTGTTGTCATGTAGGCCTTGACCTCCCTGATCACCAGAAACATCCAAACAAAGACCAGACTTCTGGACCTGAAGCCTTCCATGTGCCAGTAGTTTCCCTCTGGAGCGAAAATAAAAGTACTGGTCTGGTTCATCAGTGCAAGAATATGTACCAATGTTGCCATTTCCTTCAATTCCTGTGACATCTAGACACTTTCTAGATTTCATGTTAATGATTTCTCTTGCTTCCTGCTGGATTCCGCCTCTATCCTTGAAAATTTTTGATTTCCCAAATTTCCATTTCTGGTACTCGGGTATTTTCGGGAATAAGACGCAAGTAGTCGAGATGACATTTCCACTTCCCGATGTTCCAGCTGAGAAACAGTTGTTAGTTTTCATATTTCGTATTGTTCCATCATCACACATGATGAGCTGTTGGTCATCTGAGGATTCACATCTATACGCCAGAACGTTTCCTTTTCCAGAATCTCCAGAAATGTCAATACAGCTGTGTGATTTTAGCACTCGAACTTCACCGATTTCTATTGGATTCACACAATTTACTTGAGAGGCTGCTGTGGAGAAGAAGCCCGTGAAGACAACCAAGTAAAGAATATTTGACATCGCTATTTGTTCGGGTCCTCACGGATGATGCCTGAAAAAATGAAGGTGATTTTACACTCTTTACCACAAGGTATTTATAATTCTCCAACATGTACGAAAGTCGATCATGCATTCCTAGTGCCATTGCCATTGATCATTGATAAGTAATAATCTTTGCTAATTAAGAATATTTTCCACTTTCACTAACTTCCGACAATCCATCATTAAAGCATCGCCGATAGTTGGCAAAACATACGGAAATCAGGCGTTAAAACAGACGATTACTGGAATGGATTTTACATTGTCTGCTTGTGACAAATGTTTTGTAATACGTACAACCTGCAGTGACGCAACAGCCAGAGACAAAGGACGGTCAATAATGAGGGGAAGGGGTCATCTTAATATATTCGTGTTCTGCAATGTTGATTTCTTTTGAAATCGATTGTTTTTACGGTCTGTGAACACGAATATATGAATATGAGCCCTAACCCGACTTAGCGAGCTTCCGCcgtcccaacctcgttcccagggccttttCTGGTGGAGGGGAAAAGGCCCTGGGATCAGCTAATTTTGACACCCATAATTTCTGGCTGTGAATGAATTTACGACACATTAAATATACTAAATATTTCAAGCAATATGGCCAACAAGCTGGAACGTTTAAAAAAGTTTAGTGCATTTCAGCGACTTCAGGGTGTTTTTAACCTTTTAAACTTTCCACTGTTCTGCATTAAACCACACCAGGCTAAGTGTTTTTGCGAATTTGTTAAATGCAAATGATTTCATTGCTTTTCTGCCTACCGCGTTTCGGATATCTTTGTTATTTCGGCTCTGGCAGAACTTCTTGACAATCGAGGCTGGAAAAAGAAGTGGAGAGGCAGACTTTTTTCCCTTGCAGCGCGCCAAATTTACAGGTTGATTTTTTAAACGGAGGCGGGAGCTTAAACGCCACAGCTAATTTGCTCATTGCAgtttaatttgtaataattaacataatttatGCTATATGAGTCATAATTTATTGTTCTTTTTGGTTACCCTGGGTAATCCGATCAAGGCACAAAGTGTATTTTTGAATTGAAAAGTACACAACGAAAAAGAACGCTGAATATTCATCAAATGAATATTCATTACGCTGAAAGGGAAACAAGTCTGTCTCTCCGCTTCTTATTTTTCCTCGCGCCCACCCTCCCTCCCCAAAACCCGCGTTTCGAACTTTGCGTCTCCAATTACCGCGTTTTatgaaataatttcttcaaGAGGCAGACTTGGTGCAAGTCTATCGGTAGTTCAGTGAATTAATCTCCTTAATCCCTCAATGAATTTACGCTAGCAACACGTAGCAACACTTGCATTATGAATATGCTACATTTATCTTGTTGCGCGCATAAAGAGAGATTCTTGGTGAAAAACCCTTTGTTGAACATTGTATTAACTACGAGATTATATCAAACGCTTGTTATGCTGTGCAAGCAATATACACTTTGGAATTGGAATTGAATATTCCCACGCGAGTGATGAACATTTGTAAAATATTAAGAAATAAACGTATTCAAAACCTTTAAATTGTTTGTCTGGTTGCTGCACACATAGCTTTGCGCTCCCCTCTTGTCTTAACTTTTCGGTGGATTATATCAAGACGGCGAAATTCGAAATCTTTGTATTCGTGGTGATAATCAGTCCAAATTTTGCCTATCCGCGTACAGAAACTGGTTTTGGTAAGTTAAAGATATGAAACATTATATCCGAAGTAATTTGAGTAACCGCTGGTGCAAATAAGAAGGCCATTTTATGCAAGTAAACAGCAACTGACGCGCTCAAAGGCCTGTGGTTAAGAGGAAGCATGCAGGTAGCCTATGTTTTTTCCAATCCCAATATATTTTTGCAAATCTCATGGCATATCCAAGTCACTTCTAGGACCAGTTAAATACAAAGCGCAATGTGATTCAGCTGTAAGGTTCACTGAATTACATTAAAAACCCGCAACTAAGAACATGTCAATTAAGAACCTGTTAGCCTAAATTTGGATTTTATACCCCCTATAAAAAAGAACCTATTTATAGCCTAAAAATTgaaaacaggttcttattttctaaAATCATACTAGTACGTTACAACTGCAGTGCAAGAATCCTATTTGAAGAAAATATCAGATTCTCATTACTGTAAAAATGAGTTTCTTTTTATATGCATAAAAAAGGAGTACAAATTTCTCCACAATTAAGGACCTATTTTAAGAACCGAAGTAGCCTAAAATgttgttaaggtaattccttagtattgcattgcgcatccctactgcgcacgattttcgcgtcattagcgcgcgcacatgagcacgtgcgcatacaaaacgtaagagattttgCTCAAACTTAatccgatagcgaaataaatgctccttttctcttaaacgagcaaGGAGACCCCCAAATTtgttttcaggtatttgctaagaacagtgtaataaagaacatatttgaagaagaaaaaaagttttatggtagaacatgaattttttttggaaaacagttccgtactgggtgtattttatccaaggcgaggacttcaagctaaccacggaactgtcccaaaaagtgcactattcccacaaccagggaatcaaagtcggcgtaaatgaagcattactgcttatgtaaataaagaagctttattttcaaaataaaattttgtgtctttgaagtaaccaagacttcatcctgtatgaaggtgattggaatttttaacgcgaaaacaataaaaataccccattttaagagcctgctgacgcgtaaagaCGCATGGTGacccaatttttttattgcatttttttaatgttcatatcatgaatgttgattatgccaagtttccaaaaatgtttgatagtagaacattttcaagggaattaccttaactaCCATgtatataagaacctgtttacaCAATAGGCTACTTTCCAAAAATGTAGGTTCTTAGttgcgggtttttactgtatcaTTCTTCCACTTTCTTGGCTTCGATCTCTTACTTTTAATGGATGAAGCCAGGCATTTTTTCACAAGCTTTAACAAATCAAAACCCTTCCAATGTTTTTTgagagcggaggggttggcgcagtggtaagatctctgccttccaacgctaaggtcccgggttccattcccggttctgccgagactggaatatttggcgaccttctttcccgctaaaggtcactcagctttccatccttccgaggtcggtgaaatgagtaccagcatgcatggactccttagaagcggctgcaattcgcgcctgtatatgcttccagtccgctgggggtaaattgatcattgtaaagcgcccttgagacgttagtgatatgggcgctatataaatgcaccactttactttactttttttttccacaaaaagCTGTTTCGAGGAAGTTTAAGGTAAAATGAAATGCTAGGGTTGCAAAACTGAATCGCCGTTTCTTTCTCGGCTATTTGCTACTTATGTAGTGTGGAAATGCTATTCCTATGGGATAAAAATCTTGAATTTCCTTCAACTGTGGGCTCCTatggaaagagaagaaaagttGTCCGCGCTTGAGATAAAAACCTAACAGATGTATGTTCAGGCCAAAGCTTTTGCAGACGCCGCGCATCAGCTGTCCATGAAATACAAGGAGAAGAAATGGTACCAGGTCTAAGCAGAGGGCACGCGAGCAGTAGAGCTGGCCAAATCTCAGTGCTACATTCTGGAAAGCTTAAATTTtggcttttcttttttaaacttgcttGTGAAGAACTACAGAATAGTGTCATGAAATCAAAAACTGCGTTGAGGCGTTCAATAGTttgtagaaaaaaataaaatgtaaatacTTTTGGTTTCAATATTATTAATTGCTAGAAGGTTTGACCTGAAAAGGTGTGACAATTCTAGGTCCTGTTCTGTACCTCCGTGTTGTCTAACGCTGTTATCATAGTTAAAGATGTGGCGTAGAGTTTTTTCAGTGAACAATTATTGTGTTCTGTTTCATTTCAGTTTCCCTCAATTTAGCTAAGTTTGATTGTAAATAGAGCATTGCGGTGCAACAACACCAGTCTTTTGGTGCCAAAGTAGGCCTTTCCTAAGAATACAGCTGTCAATGTTAGTAGTCCAGGGGAATTTTAAATTTCGCTCGTGCGTGTTTTTGCTTGAAACGTATTTGTTTTTGTAACGGATTTGCCCTTTCTCGCATACAA harbors:
- the LOC137976340 gene encoding galactose/N-acetylgalactosamine-binding lectin CEL-III-like translates to MSNILYLVVFTGFFSTAASQVNCVNPIEIGEVRVLKSHSCIDISGDSGKGNVLAYRCESSDDQQLIMCDDGTIRNMKTNNCFSAGTSGSGNVISTTCVLFPKIPEYQKWKFGKSKIFKDRGGIQQEAREIINMKSRKCLDVTGIEGNGNIGTYSCTDEPDQYFYFRSRGKLLAHGRLQVQKSGLCLDVSGDQGGQGLHDNNVLIHGCEKAADQFFGFYENGELVNDKSRLCLDVSGIGGSGNVLMHECGGTYDQMWSQPRQYCDGDYCSFMNKASGKCLDVSGDQASSGSNVLTYGCDGAPDQRFKWVSGNWVTPTADWDLVGCNQNGQVTQQISNEISYSTTESETATVEIAAAVEAETLFGGVSLSVSTSYSLSKEWTMSQSQTTAITFTCENYDSGKPFVRGCMWQLQVTTKERLSDNKMRWTPQIVKCTRNHEEPKCPPFTRCMDEDCTQCEEMPASRAGLDKRFLLNLSKNKNSRV